A part of Paraliobacillus zengyii genomic DNA contains:
- a CDS encoding rhomboid family intramembrane serine protease: protein MFLEDTFYYYKLTDYLIHQQGFDIVFIDNRQTEVWLQRTKRKQNHVIRLTNQEFDWKNQLKIDVDRTYTNAKKLAKLFLGRNIELHNVYVAKHAPVDDWESLNETKKINQGKFTNMHVYYLNDENRSDEKERLFQETSVEPIEFNLPRDVLDMERITQYLKVSILGEFQQIQNTSTKIFEYAKPFYTYVLLVINVLMFLLLEWQGGSTSTETLIRYGAKYNPAILDGEWWRIVSSMFLHIGFLHLVMNMFALHIVGSLVERIYGVKRFLFIYFGSGILGGITSFAFSPQLAAGASGAIFGLFGALLFFGLHYRRIFFQTMGWNIIVIIAFNIIFGFVVQQIDNGAHIGGLVGGFIASGIAFFPKKKLIKQQSMAIFGYIIIITTLLIYGILHTSTHYDPALEVQIAQQLIVGEEYDEVITVTTRIIKSNPSDYSAELLFLRSYAYSKLAQTDKARKDLENLISIEPNKIPEAHYNLALIYMDNDEANKAKKSLEKAMDLDSTNKLFTDLYQDWFSNE, encoded by the coding sequence ATGTTTCTAGAAGACACATTTTATTATTATAAATTAACAGATTACCTTATCCATCAACAAGGGTTTGACATAGTCTTTATTGATAATAGACAGACAGAAGTGTGGCTACAAAGAACTAAAAGAAAACAAAATCATGTGATTCGACTGACAAATCAAGAATTTGATTGGAAGAATCAATTAAAAATAGATGTGGACCGCACATATACTAATGCTAAAAAGTTAGCTAAACTATTCCTAGGTAGGAATATTGAATTACATAATGTCTATGTAGCTAAACATGCTCCTGTAGATGATTGGGAAAGTTTAAATGAAACGAAAAAGATAAATCAAGGAAAATTTACAAATATGCACGTATATTATTTAAATGACGAAAATAGATCAGATGAGAAGGAACGTTTATTTCAAGAAACATCTGTAGAACCAATTGAATTTAATTTACCTCGTGATGTATTAGATATGGAACGAATTACACAGTATCTAAAAGTGTCTATTCTGGGAGAATTTCAACAAATTCAAAACACATCGACAAAAATTTTCGAGTATGCAAAACCTTTTTATACGTATGTGCTTCTAGTTATTAATGTACTTATGTTTTTATTATTAGAGTGGCAAGGTGGAAGTACTTCAACAGAGACTCTGATTAGGTACGGAGCAAAATATAATCCAGCTATATTAGATGGAGAGTGGTGGCGGATTGTCTCCTCTATGTTTTTACATATTGGTTTCTTACATCTTGTTATGAATATGTTTGCTTTACATATTGTAGGTAGTCTAGTTGAACGAATTTATGGCGTGAAACGCTTTTTATTTATTTACTTTGGTTCTGGAATTCTAGGCGGCATAACTAGTTTTGCCTTTAGTCCTCAATTAGCTGCAGGTGCATCTGGTGCGATTTTTGGTTTATTTGGTGCATTATTATTCTTTGGATTGCATTATCGTCGTATCTTTTTTCAAACAATGGGATGGAATATAATTGTTATTATTGCATTTAATATTATATTTGGTTTTGTAGTACAGCAGATCGATAACGGAGCTCATATTGGAGGTCTAGTCGGTGGATTTATTGCTTCGGGAATCGCATTCTTTCCAAAGAAAAAACTAATTAAACAACAATCAATGGCGATTTTTGGATATATTATAATTATTACAACATTGCTTATATACGGCATATTGCATACATCTACACATTATGATCCAGCTCTAGAAGTGCAAATAGCACAACAGCTTATTGTAGGAGAAGAATATGATGAAGTAATTACTGTTACAACTCGAATTATAAAAAGTAATCCTAGCGATTATTCAGCTGAATTATTGTTTCTTCGTTCTTATGCATATAGCAAATTAGCACAAACAGATAAGGCTAGGAAGGATTTAGAGAATTTAATTTCGATCGAGCCAAATAAAATTCCGGAAGCGCATTATAATTTGGCATTGATTTACATGGATAATGATGAAGCAAACAAAGCGAAAAAGTCACTAGAAAAAGCAATGGATTTAGATTCTACAAATAAATTATTTACCGATCTATATCAAGATTGGTTTTCAAATGAATAG
- the rpmG gene encoding 50S ribosomal protein L33 — protein sequence MRVNITLACTETGDRNYITTKNKRTNPERIEMKKYSPRLKKQTLHRETK from the coding sequence ATGCGCGTAAATATCACACTTGCTTGTACTGAAACAGGTGACCGTAATTATATTACTACAAAAAATAAACGTACAAACCCGGAACGTATAGAAATGAAAAAATATAGCCCGCGTTTGAAGAAACAAACGCTTCACCGCGAAACAAAATAA
- a CDS encoding 5-formyltetrahydrofolate cyclo-ligase, with the protein MFLLAKERIKLETKKRLRNKLTQKLMSLSSEEKAKIELQLYHNLFNSTYWSEAEVIAVTISQGYEWDTKPIIEAAKKQGKKVVVPKCFPEDSKLVFYYFETYEQLEKVYFDLLEPNPAVSVQVESSKIDLIIVPGLLFDQMNYRIGHGGGYYDRFLSNYSGKTIALAWNEQIIKSIYPETFDVPVDHIIMN; encoded by the coding sequence ATCTTTTTACTGGCAAAGGAGAGAATAAAGCTGGAAACGAAAAAAAGGCTGCGAAATAAACTAACACAAAAGTTAATGAGTTTATCTAGTGAGGAAAAGGCCAAGATTGAGTTACAACTATATCATAACCTATTTAACAGTACATATTGGTCGGAAGCAGAAGTTATTGCTGTTACTATTTCACAAGGTTATGAGTGGGACACAAAACCAATAATTGAAGCTGCGAAAAAACAAGGTAAAAAGGTTGTAGTACCTAAATGTTTTCCAGAAGATTCTAAGTTAGTATTTTATTATTTTGAAACGTATGAGCAATTGGAAAAAGTTTATTTTGACTTGTTAGAACCTAATCCAGCAGTATCCGTTCAAGTTGAATCAAGTAAAATAGACTTAATTATTGTTCCAGGATTACTATTTGACCAGATGAATTACCGAATTGGACATGGTGGAGGATACTATGATCGATTTTTATCCAATTATTCTGGGAAAACGATAGCATTAGCATGGAATGAACAAATTATTAAAAGTATTTATCCAGAGACATTCGATGTACCAGTAGATCATATAATAATGAATTGA
- a CDS encoding endolytic transglycosylase MltG: MKPFIRVFALGILTATILLSITYFLESNKNTVSEELSTDEMITAIENQGYFVTDEDPTSITEENETIDNESEQEEVTENETEEETVTDTYTLTIESGMTIAEVSNYLVAANIIDSQEAFINYLTDNDYGTSIQIGEFELNSEMSNEEIANTITNQN; encoded by the coding sequence ATGAAACCATTCATACGCGTATTCGCACTAGGAATTTTAACAGCTACAATCTTATTAAGCATTACATATTTTTTAGAAAGCAATAAAAATACAGTAAGCGAAGAGTTAAGTACTGATGAAATGATAACTGCAATAGAAAATCAAGGGTATTTCGTCACGGATGAAGATCCAACATCTATTACAGAGGAAAATGAGACAATAGATAATGAAAGTGAACAAGAAGAAGTGACAGAAAATGAAACAGAAGAAGAAACTGTTACTGATACTTATACGTTAACAATTGAATCTGGTATGACCATTGCAGAGGTTTCAAATTATTTAGTAGCAGCAAACATAATCGATTCTCAAGAAGCGTTTATCAACTATTTAACAGATAATGATTATGGTACAAGTATACAGATAGGTGAATTTGAATTAAATAGTGAGATGTCTAATGAAGAGATTGCAAATACAATTACGAATCAAAATTAA
- a CDS encoding spore germination protein — translation MNEKRSLSKSFTDNVEYLHDYLGVEKSFDIIQLDLHYAGKDMAMFMIDGFVKDDIMFHLMRFLADLEEEKLQPDPMVKLLKTYIPYVELATVDDLIEAGDTVLGGPTALMVEGLDKIIMIDARTYPARGPQEPDLERVVRGSRDGYVETIVFNTALTRRRVRDRSLRMAYTSIGRRSKSDVCICYIEDIADPKKVKLLQDHLKKIDTDGLPMAEKTIEEYLSGRHWNPYPTIRYTERPDTAAAHLFEGHIILIIDGSPSVMILPATFWHHLQHAEEYRQKPLVGAYLRFVRFIAVIGSIFILPFYYLISIQPALLPEQLAFFGPSETGVIPLLLQFLIAEIGIDMLRMAAIHTPTALATALGLVAAIMIGQVAVEVGLFSNEVVLYLSVAVMGTFATPSYELSLANRLVRILLLLSTASFGVIGYVIGVTAWLIYLIRMNTFKTGYMWPFIPFSPKAFLDVLVRTPVPLKSRRPTFLDPQDPDR, via the coding sequence ATGAATGAGAAGAGGTCGTTAAGTAAGTCATTTACTGATAATGTAGAGTATTTACATGATTATCTTGGCGTGGAAAAAAGTTTTGATATTATACAATTAGACTTACACTATGCTGGTAAAGATATGGCAATGTTTATGATCGATGGTTTTGTTAAAGATGACATTATGTTTCATCTGATGCGTTTTTTGGCAGATCTTGAAGAAGAGAAACTTCAACCAGATCCAATGGTTAAACTTTTAAAAACGTATATACCATATGTAGAACTAGCAACGGTTGACGATTTAATAGAGGCTGGTGATACTGTACTTGGTGGACCAACTGCATTGATGGTTGAGGGACTAGATAAAATTATTATGATTGATGCTAGAACTTATCCAGCTAGAGGGCCACAAGAACCAGATTTGGAAAGGGTTGTACGTGGATCAAGGGATGGATACGTAGAAACAATTGTCTTTAATACAGCACTAACAAGAAGGCGAGTTCGTGATCGTTCATTAAGAATGGCATATACAAGTATTGGAAGGCGTTCTAAGTCCGATGTCTGTATTTGTTATATTGAGGATATCGCTGATCCCAAAAAAGTTAAACTATTACAAGATCATCTTAAGAAGATTGATACGGATGGTCTACCTATGGCTGAAAAAACAATAGAAGAATATTTGAGTGGAAGGCATTGGAATCCATATCCAACCATTCGATATACAGAACGTCCTGATACGGCTGCAGCACATTTATTTGAAGGTCATATCATTTTGATTATTGATGGTTCACCGAGCGTAATGATTTTACCTGCTACGTTTTGGCATCATTTACAACATGCGGAGGAATATAGACAAAAACCTTTGGTAGGAGCATATTTACGATTTGTACGATTCATTGCTGTTATTGGATCTATCTTTATTTTGCCTTTCTACTATTTGATTTCTATTCAACCTGCTTTATTACCGGAACAGCTTGCCTTTTTTGGGCCAAGTGAAACAGGGGTTATTCCTTTACTCCTTCAATTCCTAATAGCTGAAATTGGAATCGACATGTTACGAATGGCTGCTATTCATACACCAACAGCGCTTGCTACTGCACTTGGTCTTGTTGCGGCGATAATGATTGGTCAAGTAGCGGTAGAGGTAGGATTGTTTTCAAATGAGGTTGTTTTATATTTATCCGTTGCAGTGATGGGGACATTTGCAACTCCTAGTTATGAATTAAGTTTAGCGAATAGGCTGGTACGTATATTATTATTACTTTCCACTGCGAGTTTTGGAGTTATAGGATATGTCATTGGAGTAACCGCGTGGTTAATATATCTGATTCGAATGAATACATTTAAAACTGGTTATATGTGGCCATTCATTCCTTTTTCGCCGAAAGCTTTTCTTGATGTACTTGTTCGGACGCCCGTTCCATTAAAAAGTAGAAGACCAACTTTCTTAGATCCACAAGACCCAGATCGGTAA